A portion of the Vreelandella subglaciescola genome contains these proteins:
- a CDS encoding N-6 DNA methylase has protein sequence MFEQTFRNIDDVLWKEAGCASELDYTEQTSWMLFLKYLNDLEQEHAQEAELMGKPYRFVIHPSYRWSAWAAPKNAEGEFDHDRALTGADLIAFVNGELFPYLQGFRERASDTDTLEYRVGEIFSEIRNKFASGYSLRDALELIDGLSFRSQAEKHELSHLYEAKIKNMGNAGRNGGEYYTPRPLIRAMIKVTQPTIGERIYDAAAGSAGFLCEAHDYLRRIPKLSTSDLEILQKRTFYAKEKKSLPYVIGIMNMILHGIETPNIVHTNSLTESLADIQEKDRFDVILANPPFGGKERKEVQQNFPIKTGETAFLFLQHFIKYLRAGGRAAVVIKNTFLSNSDNASRALRKELLESCNLHSILDCPGGTFLGAGVKTVVLFFEKGAPTQRIWYYQLDPGRSLGKTNPLNDNDLADFVTLQAGFEDSDNSWSISVDDIDPDSVDLSVRNPNKADAEPLRDPEVIINEIETLDKESEAILEEIRGML, from the coding sequence ATGTTCGAACAAACCTTTCGCAACATCGACGACGTACTCTGGAAAGAAGCCGGCTGTGCCAGCGAGCTGGATTACACCGAGCAGACCTCGTGGATGCTGTTTCTCAAGTACCTGAATGATCTTGAGCAGGAGCACGCCCAAGAGGCGGAGCTGATGGGCAAGCCCTACCGTTTCGTCATTCACCCGTCTTACCGCTGGTCGGCCTGGGCCGCGCCAAAGAATGCCGAGGGCGAGTTCGACCACGACCGGGCGCTCACCGGTGCCGATCTGATTGCGTTCGTCAACGGCGAGCTGTTTCCCTATCTGCAGGGCTTTCGCGAGCGTGCCAGCGACACCGACACACTGGAATACCGGGTCGGCGAAATCTTCAGCGAGATCCGCAACAAGTTTGCCAGTGGCTACAGCCTGCGCGACGCGCTGGAATTGATCGACGGCCTCAGCTTTCGCTCCCAGGCCGAAAAGCACGAGCTATCGCACCTGTACGAAGCCAAGATCAAAAACATGGGCAACGCCGGGCGCAACGGCGGCGAATATTACACGCCGCGCCCGCTGATACGCGCCATGATCAAGGTGACCCAACCGACGATCGGCGAGCGCATCTATGACGCGGCGGCCGGGTCGGCGGGCTTTCTGTGCGAGGCCCACGACTACCTGCGGCGCATACCCAAGCTCTCCACCAGCGATCTTGAGATCCTGCAAAAGCGCACCTTCTACGCCAAGGAGAAGAAGAGCCTGCCTTACGTGATCGGGATTATGAACATGATTCTCCACGGCATCGAAACGCCCAACATCGTCCACACCAACAGCCTGACCGAGAGCCTGGCCGACATTCAGGAGAAAGACCGCTTCGATGTGATACTTGCCAACCCGCCCTTCGGCGGCAAGGAGCGCAAGGAAGTTCAGCAGAACTTCCCGATCAAGACCGGCGAGACGGCGTTTCTGTTTCTGCAGCACTTCATCAAATATTTACGCGCCGGCGGCCGCGCCGCCGTGGTCATCAAGAACACCTTTCTCTCCAACTCTGACAACGCCTCCCGCGCCCTGCGCAAAGAGCTGCTGGAAAGCTGCAACCTGCACAGCATTCTCGACTGCCCCGGCGGCACCTTCCTCGGCGCCGGGGTCAAAACCGTGGTGCTGTTCTTCGAAAAGGGCGCACCGACGCAACGCATCTGGTACTACCAGCTCGACCCCGGCCGCAGCCTGGGCAAGACCAACCCGCTCAACGACAACGACCTGGCCGACTTCGTGACGCTACAGGCAGGCTTTGAGGATTCGGACAATAGTTGGTCCATTAGCGTGGACGATATCGACCCGGACAGCGTGGATCTCTCGGTAAGAAACCCCAACAAGGCCGACGCCGAACCGCTGCGCGACCCCGAAGTCATCATCAACGAGATCGAAACGCTGGATAAGGAAAGCGAAGCGATTCTCGAAGAAATTCGGGGGATGTTATGA
- a CDS encoding diaminopimelate dehydrogenase — MANPIRVAIAGYGNLGRGVEAALAQNPDMQLVGVFSRRDPASVTLLNSDVPVYAMADVEQYQNDVDVMILCGGSKTDLPEQGPYLAQFFNTVDSFDTHATVNDYHAALDAPAQKAGHLAMMSVGWDPGLFSLNRAFGEAVLAEGKTYSFWGKGLSQGHSQAVRSVEGVKKGVQYTLPSEDAIARVRNGEQPELSTREKHVRECYVVLEDGADADTVRETIVNMPHYFAEYDSVVNFIDDDTFAREHSDMPHGGFVIRSGLTGAGNKQSIEYSLTLGSNPEFTASALVAYTRAAHRLARQGETGARSVFDVAPGLLSPKDPAQLRKELL, encoded by the coding sequence ATGGCCAATCCTATTAGGGTCGCCATTGCCGGTTACGGCAACCTGGGGCGCGGCGTTGAAGCCGCGCTTGCGCAAAACCCCGATATGCAGCTGGTGGGGGTGTTCAGCCGCCGCGATCCGGCGAGCGTGACGCTGCTCAATAGCGACGTGCCGGTGTACGCCATGGCCGACGTGGAGCAATACCAGAACGATGTGGACGTGATGATTCTGTGCGGCGGATCAAAGACCGACCTGCCCGAGCAGGGGCCGTATCTGGCGCAGTTCTTTAACACCGTGGATAGCTTTGATACCCACGCAACGGTGAACGACTACCACGCCGCACTGGATGCGCCCGCGCAAAAAGCCGGTCATCTCGCCATGATGTCGGTGGGCTGGGACCCGGGCCTGTTCTCGCTCAACCGGGCGTTCGGCGAAGCCGTCCTTGCCGAGGGCAAAACCTATTCGTTCTGGGGCAAGGGGTTGAGTCAGGGCCATTCCCAGGCCGTGCGCAGCGTCGAGGGCGTGAAAAAGGGCGTGCAATATACGCTGCCGTCCGAAGACGCCATTGCCCGGGTACGCAACGGCGAGCAGCCCGAGTTAAGCACCCGCGAAAAGCACGTGCGCGAATGCTACGTGGTGCTGGAAGACGGCGCCGACGCCGATACCGTGCGCGAGACCATCGTCAATATGCCGCACTACTTCGCCGAGTACGATAGCGTGGTCAATTTCATCGACGACGACACCTTTGCCCGTGAACACAGCGACATGCCCCACGGCGGCTTTGTCATTCGCAGCGGCCTGACCGGCGCCGGCAACAAGCAGTCCATCGAATACTCGCTGACGCTGGGCAGCAACCCCGAGTTTACCGCCAGCGCGCTGGTGGCCTACACCCGCGCGGCGCACCGCCTGGCACGCCAGGGCGAGACCGGCGCCCGCTCGGTGTTTGACGTTGCCCCGGGCCTGCTCTCGCCCAAAGACCCGGCGCAGCTGCGCAAAGAGCTGCTGTAA
- the pncB gene encoding nicotinate phosphoribosyltransferase, giving the protein MAATYRAPEHIITSLLDTDWYKLTMMQGVHHKYANASVVWEFRCRNAEDLSPYLDDIRAQVDGLRSLSLSEAESAYLGSFAYMSPDFIRFLELYRFCPEYVTMRMEGSDLCIVIDGPWTHSILFEIVILAIISEVRNRVLYPHASVDQAVTQLRDKFAALRRNYTPEQLADFRLADFGTRRRLSQPVHEAVVQVLAEEFPGEFVGTSNVDIARRYGLAPMGTMAHEWVMAHQQLGSRLVDSQRAAFEAWVQEYRGHLGVALTDTITVDAFLADFDLYFAKLFDGLRHDSGDPLVFAEKCIRHYQKLGIDPMSKTLVFSDGLTFDVAMEIKEALEGRIRTSFGIGTSLTCDLPEVKPMNIVIKMISCNGQPVAKISDEPGKAATHDPEYVHYLKSVFNVAENVEK; this is encoded by the coding sequence ATGGCGGCCACCTACCGCGCGCCGGAACACATTATCACCTCGCTGTTAGATACCGACTGGTACAAGCTCACCATGATGCAGGGCGTGCATCACAAGTACGCCAACGCCAGCGTGGTCTGGGAGTTTCGCTGCCGCAACGCCGAAGACCTGAGCCCCTACCTTGACGACATACGCGCCCAGGTAGACGGCCTGCGCTCGCTGTCGCTGAGCGAGGCGGAATCCGCTTATCTGGGCAGCTTTGCCTACATGTCGCCGGACTTCATCCGTTTTCTTGAGCTTTACCGCTTTTGCCCCGAATACGTGACCATGCGCATGGAAGGCAGCGACCTGTGCATCGTCATCGACGGCCCCTGGACGCACAGCATCCTGTTCGAGATCGTGATTCTGGCGATTATCAGCGAGGTGCGTAACCGGGTGCTGTACCCCCACGCCAGCGTTGATCAGGCGGTCACCCAGCTGCGCGACAAGTTTGCCGCCCTGCGCCGCAACTACACGCCCGAGCAGCTGGCGGATTTTCGCCTGGCCGACTTCGGCACCCGCCGGCGCCTCTCCCAGCCGGTGCACGAAGCCGTTGTGCAGGTGCTGGCCGAGGAGTTCCCCGGCGAGTTTGTGGGCACCAGCAACGTCGATATTGCCCGGCGTTACGGGCTGGCGCCCATGGGCACCATGGCCCACGAGTGGGTGATGGCGCATCAACAGCTGGGCAGCCGGCTGGTGGATAGCCAGCGCGCCGCCTTTGAGGCATGGGTGCAGGAATACCGTGGCCATCTTGGCGTCGCGCTGACCGACACCATCACCGTGGATGCATTTCTGGCCGATTTTGACCTCTACTTCGCCAAGCTTTTCGACGGGCTGCGCCACGATAGCGGCGACCCGCTGGTGTTTGCCGAAAAGTGCATTCGCCACTACCAAAAGCTCGGCATCGACCCGATGAGCAAAACGCTGGTGTTCAGCGACGGCCTGACCTTTGACGTGGCAATGGAAATCAAGGAAGCGCTGGAAGGGCGCATTCGCACCAGTTTCGGCATTGGCACCAGCCTGACGTGCGACCTGCCCGAGGTGAAGCCGATGAACATCGTCATCAAGATGATCTCGTGCAACGGCCAGCCGGTCGCCAAAATATCCGACGAACCGGGCAAAGCCGCCACCCACGATCCCGAATACGTGCACTACCTGAAAAGCGTATTCAACGTGGCCGAGAACGTGGAAAAGTAA
- a CDS encoding histone deacetylase family protein has translation MLIFHSDDTSLRRARTELHDGALVEPFESPERVTLILEHLKALALGEIRRPPAYGLAPVLAVHEEAYVNFLATCWARWQAAGNAGEAIANIWPARTLRGDRVPEAIGGQLGYYALAADTSITAGTFDAAMASKDVALGAVSHTLATRDPSFGLCRPPGHHAASDQFGGYCFFNNAAIAAERALSAGKQRVAILDVDFHHGNGTQQIFYARDDVFFASIHGDPSVTFPYFSGYADETGVERGKGFTANYPLPPGVAVARWMGALDDALARICQSGAELLIVSLGVDTFENDPISAFCLTHADFNILGQRLASAGLPTTLLMEGGYAVADIGVNVAGVLSGFERAMPPAVDDNGA, from the coding sequence ATGCTGATTTTTCATTCCGACGATACCTCCCTGCGCCGCGCCCGCACCGAGCTTCACGATGGCGCGCTGGTCGAGCCGTTTGAAAGCCCCGAGCGGGTCACGCTGATCCTTGAACACCTCAAGGCGCTGGCGCTGGGCGAGATTCGCCGCCCGCCGGCCTACGGGCTGGCGCCGGTGCTGGCGGTACACGAGGAAGCCTACGTCAATTTTCTCGCCACCTGCTGGGCGCGCTGGCAGGCGGCGGGCAACGCCGGTGAGGCCATCGCCAACATCTGGCCGGCGCGCACGCTGCGCGGCGATCGTGTGCCCGAGGCCATCGGCGGGCAGCTGGGCTATTACGCGCTGGCGGCGGATACGTCGATTACCGCCGGCACCTTTGACGCCGCCATGGCGAGTAAAGACGTCGCGCTCGGGGCGGTATCGCACACCCTGGCCACCCGGGATCCCAGCTTTGGGCTGTGCCGCCCGCCCGGCCACCACGCCGCCAGCGACCAGTTTGGCGGCTACTGCTTTTTCAACAACGCCGCCATCGCCGCCGAGCGCGCGCTAAGCGCCGGCAAACAGCGGGTGGCGATTCTCGACGTGGACTTTCACCACGGTAACGGCACCCAGCAGATTTTCTACGCCCGTGACGACGTGTTCTTTGCCTCGATTCACGGCGACCCGAGTGTGACGTTTCCGTATTTTTCCGGCTACGCCGATGAAACCGGCGTCGAGCGCGGCAAAGGCTTTACCGCCAACTACCCGCTGCCGCCGGGCGTGGCCGTAGCGCGCTGGATGGGCGCGCTGGACGACGCGCTGGCGAGAATTTGCCAATCCGGCGCCGAGCTTTTGATCGTTTCGCTGGGGGTGGATACCTTCGAAAACGACCCCATCAGCGCGTTTTGCCTGACCCACGCCGACTTCAACATCCTGGGCCAGCGTTTGGCGTCTGCCGGGCTTCCCACTACGCTGTTAATGGAAGGTGGCTACGCCGTGGCCGATATCGGCGTCAACGTCGCCGGGGTTCTCAGCGGCTTCGAGCGCGCCATGCCGCCCGCAGTGGATGACAACGGCGCCTGA
- a CDS encoding GIY-YIG nuclease family protein: MVSEAAFPPAETWYLYLLECRRGTYAGITNNLAKRYRAHCAGKGARYTRANPPLAPLGAQPFADRAAASRAEYALKQLRAEHKRRWAAHWPWPPEEACSPC; encoded by the coding sequence ATCGTGAGCGAAGCGGCTTTTCCGCCCGCCGAGACGTGGTATCTGTACCTACTGGAATGCCGGCGCGGCACCTACGCGGGTATCACCAATAACCTGGCCAAACGCTACCGCGCCCACTGCGCGGGCAAGGGCGCGCGCTACACCCGAGCCAACCCGCCGCTGGCGCCGCTGGGCGCTCAACCGTTTGCCGACCGCGCCGCGGCCAGCCGGGCGGAATACGCACTCAAGCAGCTGCGCGCCGAGCACAAACGCCGCTGGGCTGCGCACTGGCCCTGGCCCCCTGAAGAGGCTTGCTCCCCATGCTGA
- the argE gene encoding acetylornithine deacetylase: MTQAVALLEDLVAFDTTSHRSNLALIEYVEAYLARHGVAAERIMSPCGNKASLMARIGPEAPGGVVLSGHTDVVPVDGQPWSSEPFTLRDGGDGRLYGRGSCDMKGFIACALAKVPEWVNAPLTRPIYLALSYDEEIGCVGAPALIERFLHYDRHAASAHVIVGEPTDMQPVVAQKGATNLRTTITGREAHSSQVDQGVSAIHVAARLVTFIEDTMADLVAEGRVDDAFNVAHSSLHVGKIRGGTAINITARECEFAWEIRHLPSDTFEALYARFEARCNTLIGELNAAGKMLEIVTRPLNVTVPGLADRDNQRVLRLAEANLPAPCCRRAVAYATEAGQFQGAGFEAIILGPGSIAQAHQPDEFVERAQLEACSAFLSRMGQALAEPADSVSGGVES, encoded by the coding sequence ATGACGCAGGCAGTGGCGTTGCTTGAGGATCTTGTGGCGTTTGATACCACGTCGCACCGGTCCAATCTGGCGCTGATTGAATACGTCGAGGCGTATCTGGCGCGCCACGGCGTGGCCGCCGAGCGGATAATGAGCCCGTGCGGCAACAAGGCCAGCCTGATGGCCCGCATTGGCCCCGAGGCGCCGGGCGGCGTGGTGCTTTCCGGGCACACCGATGTGGTGCCGGTAGACGGCCAGCCGTGGTCGAGCGAGCCGTTTACCCTGCGCGACGGCGGCGATGGCCGGCTTTACGGGCGCGGCAGCTGCGACATGAAAGGCTTTATTGCCTGCGCGCTGGCCAAGGTGCCCGAGTGGGTTAACGCACCGCTTACGCGACCGATCTATCTGGCGCTTTCCTACGATGAAGAAATCGGCTGCGTCGGTGCGCCGGCGCTGATTGAGCGCTTCCTGCACTATGACCGCCACGCCGCCAGCGCCCACGTTATCGTCGGTGAGCCAACCGACATGCAGCCGGTGGTGGCGCAAAAGGGCGCGACCAACCTGCGCACCACGATCACCGGGCGCGAGGCGCACAGCAGCCAGGTCGATCAGGGCGTGTCGGCGATTCACGTGGCCGCGAGGCTGGTGACGTTTATTGAAGACACCATGGCCGACTTGGTGGCAGAAGGCCGCGTGGATGACGCCTTTAACGTGGCGCACTCCAGCCTGCACGTGGGCAAAATTCGCGGCGGCACCGCGATCAACATTACCGCCCGGGAGTGCGAGTTTGCGTGGGAAATCCGCCACCTGCCAAGCGACACCTTTGAGGCGCTGTATGCCCGCTTTGAAGCGCGCTGCAACACGCTGATTGGCGAGCTGAACGCGGCGGGAAAAATGCTGGAGATCGTCACCCGGCCGCTTAACGTTACCGTGCCGGGGCTGGCCGACCGCGATAACCAGCGGGTGTTGCGGCTGGCAGAGGCCAATTTGCCTGCGCCGTGTTGCCGCCGCGCCGTGGCCTACGCCACCGAAGCGGGGCAGTTTCAGGGCGCGGGGTTTGAAGCGATCATTTTGGGGCCGGGCAGCATTGCCCAGGCGCACCAGCCCGATGAGTTTGTCGAGCGGGCTCAGCTCGAGGCCTGCTCTGCCTTTCTTAGCCGCATGGGGCAGGCGCTGGCCGAGCCGGCTGACAGCGTCTCCGGTGGGGTTGAATCGTGA
- the ugpB gene encoding sn-glycerol-3-phosphate ABC transporter substrate-binding protein UgpB, which yields MPRFPLHAVTAGIAIACTSLSAQAATEVQWWHAMGGQLGTILEDMTEDFNQSQDDYRVNPSFRGNYSETMTGAIAAFRAGEQPHILQVFEVGTGTMMSAEGAVYPAYELMEDHGQPFDEDAFLPAVVGYYTDTQGNMLSFPFNSSTPIMYYNRDVFKAAGLDPDKPPATWQALAKAATTITNSGAAECGFTTSWPSWVMLENFSAMHNSPLGTRQNGFGGLDAKLTFNNDLVARHWDNLKTWQGSNVFQWGGPGDGPDSEPMFYAQECAMFFGSSSSRADVIENASFDVGYAMQPYYDDVEGAPQNAIIGGATLWALRGHTDKEYAAVAAFFDYLSQPEVQAEWHQKTGYLPITQEAWELSKEQGFYEENPGASIALEQMTLNPPTENSKGLRFGNFVQIRAIISEEMEAVMTGEKTGEEATDDAVQRGNRLLRDFEDANS from the coding sequence ATGCCTCGCTTTCCGCTTCATGCCGTTACCGCCGGCATCGCCATTGCCTGCACCAGCCTGTCGGCTCAGGCCGCTACCGAGGTTCAGTGGTGGCACGCCATGGGTGGCCAGCTAGGCACCATTCTTGAGGACATGACCGAGGACTTTAACCAGTCTCAGGATGACTACCGCGTCAATCCCAGCTTTCGCGGCAACTACAGCGAGACCATGACCGGTGCCATCGCCGCCTTTCGCGCCGGCGAACAGCCGCATATCCTGCAGGTTTTCGAGGTTGGTACCGGCACCATGATGAGCGCTGAAGGCGCCGTCTATCCGGCTTATGAGCTGATGGAAGATCACGGCCAGCCGTTCGATGAAGATGCCTTTCTACCGGCAGTCGTGGGCTATTACACCGACACCCAGGGCAACATGCTGTCGTTTCCATTCAACTCGTCCACGCCCATCATGTATTACAACCGCGACGTCTTTAAGGCAGCGGGCCTTGATCCGGACAAGCCGCCCGCAACGTGGCAGGCGCTTGCCAAGGCCGCAACGACAATCACCAACTCGGGCGCCGCCGAGTGTGGTTTTACCACCTCGTGGCCAAGCTGGGTCATGCTCGAAAACTTCTCGGCCATGCACAACTCGCCGCTGGGCACTCGGCAAAACGGCTTTGGCGGGCTGGATGCCAAGCTGACGTTCAACAATGATCTGGTCGCGCGCCACTGGGACAACCTGAAAACCTGGCAGGGCAGCAATGTGTTCCAGTGGGGTGGCCCCGGTGACGGGCCGGATTCCGAACCCATGTTTTACGCTCAGGAATGCGCGATGTTCTTCGGTTCATCCTCCTCCCGGGCCGACGTGATCGAAAACGCCAGCTTTGACGTCGGCTACGCGATGCAGCCTTATTACGACGACGTGGAAGGCGCTCCGCAAAACGCGATTATCGGCGGCGCGACGCTGTGGGCACTGCGCGGCCATACGGATAAAGAATATGCAGCCGTAGCGGCTTTCTTTGATTATCTCTCCCAGCCCGAGGTACAGGCCGAATGGCACCAGAAGACCGGCTACCTGCCCATTACCCAGGAAGCCTGGGAGCTGAGCAAAGAACAGGGCTTTTACGAGGAAAACCCCGGCGCCTCGATTGCGCTGGAACAAATGACGCTCAACCCACCGACGGAAAATTCCAAAGGGCTGCGCTTTGGCAACTTCGTACAGATTCGCGCCATCATCTCCGAAGAGATGGAAGCCGTCATGACCGGTGAGAAAACCGGCGAAGAGGCCACCGATGACGCGGTGCAGCGTGGCAACCGGCTGCTGCGCGACTTCGAAGACGCCAACTCCTAG
- the ugpA gene encoding sn-glycerol-3-phosphate ABC transporter permease UgpA yields the protein MQTKRMTFPGRWTAYMLLAPQVLVTLVFFIWPAGQALYQSLLREDAFGLRTTFVGLENFARLFSDPGYLNALSVTAVFAAGTTFLSMSVALLLASTVNRMLRSRNTYTTLLVWPYAVAPAIAGVLWWFIFNPSIGVVPYVLDALGYRWNHRTSGTDAMLLVILAAAWKQVSYNFLFFLAGLQSVPQSLIEAAAIDGAGPVKRFWNIVFPLLAPTTFFLLVVNVVYAMFDTFGIIHATTEGGPAQATNILVYKVYADGFVGLNLGSSAAQSVVLMVIVVSLTVLQFRFIERRINY from the coding sequence ATGCAAACCAAACGCATGACGTTTCCCGGGCGCTGGACGGCATATATGCTGCTGGCGCCCCAGGTACTTGTCACGCTGGTGTTTTTTATCTGGCCGGCGGGACAGGCACTGTATCAGTCGCTGCTGCGTGAAGATGCCTTTGGCCTGCGCACGACGTTTGTCGGGCTGGAGAACTTCGCCCGGCTGTTCAGCGACCCCGGCTACCTGAACGCGCTTTCGGTCACGGCGGTCTTTGCCGCCGGCACCACCTTTCTTTCCATGAGTGTCGCCCTGCTGCTGGCGAGCACCGTCAACCGCATGCTGCGCTCGCGCAACACCTACACCACGCTGCTGGTATGGCCCTACGCGGTGGCGCCGGCCATTGCCGGCGTGCTGTGGTGGTTTATCTTCAATCCCTCCATTGGTGTGGTGCCCTATGTGCTGGATGCGCTGGGCTACCGTTGGAACCACCGCACTTCCGGCACGGATGCCATGCTGCTGGTCATTCTGGCCGCTGCCTGGAAGCAGGTGTCCTACAATTTCCTGTTTTTTCTTGCCGGCCTGCAGTCGGTGCCCCAGTCGCTGATCGAAGCCGCCGCCATTGACGGTGCCGGCCCGGTGAAACGCTTCTGGAACATCGTCTTTCCCCTGCTCGCCCCGACCACGTTTTTTCTGCTCGTGGTCAACGTGGTTTACGCCATGTTCGATACCTTCGGCATTATTCACGCCACGACCGAGGGCGGCCCGGCGCAGGCGACCAACATTCTGGTGTACAAGGTGTATGCCGACGGCTTTGTGGGGCTGAACCTGGGCTCTTCCGCCGCCCAGTCAGTGGTGCTCATGGTCATTGTGGTCAGCCTGACCGTACTCCAGTTCCGCTTTATCGAACGCCGCATTAACTATTAA
- the ugpE gene encoding sn-glycerol-3-phosphate ABC transporter permease UgpE: MVEHRPWANFFSHCVLLTGVALIMLPVYIALMAATQAPGELLRGNMPLLPGGHGIENMVQMWQSGLTSADAPPAGRMLWNSFVMAMAITIGKLGISILSAFAIVYFHFRLRVFFFWLIFITLMLPVEVRIIPTFEVVANLKMLNSFAGLSIPLIASATATFLFRQFFMTVPEEMLEAARVDGAGPLRFFKDILLPLSITNIAALFVIMFIYGWNQYLWPLLITTDPDYYTIVMGIQRMTSDENPQWQLIMAAVIMAALPPVLVVVFMQRLFVKGLTETEK; encoded by the coding sequence GTGGTAGAACATCGCCCCTGGGCCAATTTTTTCTCGCACTGCGTGTTGCTGACCGGCGTAGCGCTGATCATGCTGCCAGTGTATATCGCCCTGATGGCAGCGACTCAGGCGCCGGGCGAACTCCTGCGCGGTAACATGCCGCTGCTCCCCGGCGGCCACGGGATCGAAAACATGGTGCAAATGTGGCAGTCGGGGCTTACCAGCGCCGATGCGCCGCCGGCGGGCCGCATGCTGTGGAACAGCTTTGTGATGGCGATGGCGATTACTATCGGCAAGCTGGGCATCTCGATACTCTCGGCGTTTGCCATCGTGTATTTTCATTTTCGCCTGCGGGTGTTTTTCTTCTGGCTGATCTTTATCACCCTGATGCTGCCGGTCGAGGTGCGCATCATTCCCACCTTTGAGGTCGTGGCCAACCTGAAAATGCTCAACAGTTTCGCCGGGCTTTCCATTCCGCTGATCGCCTCGGCCACCGCTACCTTCCTGTTTCGTCAGTTCTTCATGACCGTACCCGAAGAAATGCTCGAAGCCGCCCGGGTTGACGGCGCCGGGCCGCTGCGCTTTTTCAAGGATATTCTGCTGCCGCTGTCGATCACCAATATCGCCGCGCTATTCGTCATCATGTTTATTTACGGCTGGAATCAATACCTGTGGCCGCTGCTGATCACCACCGACCCTGACTACTACACCATCGTCATGGGCATTCAGCGCATGACCTCGGACGAAAACCCGCAGTGGCAGCTGATCATGGCTGCCGTGATCATGGCGGCACTGCCGCCGGTTCTGGTGGTGGTGTTCATGCAGCGCCTGTTTGTCAAAGGGCTGACCGAGACGGAGAAATAG
- a CDS encoding sn-glycerol-3-phosphate import ATP-binding protein UgpC codes for MAAITLSGLKKTYSGGVAAVKGVDLHVEDGELVVLVGPSGCGKSTLLRMVAGLESITEGTLSIGGRVVNKLEPAERDIAMVFQNYALYPHMTVYQNLAYGLKNRGVKKNEIERQVREAAQMLEIEPLLTRKPRKLSGGQRQRVAMGRALVRDPAVFLFDEPLSNLDAKLRVQMRVEIKKLQRRLKTTSLYVTHDQLEAMTLGDRLVVLNEGRIEQVGTPMEIYRYPATLFVAGFIGSPAMNLLAVEFLQARNAGDALDELPPGTDTVGIRPDTILLAPPVAPHLAFDATLELFEAAGAESHLYVRLAGSGQTTVIRTDQPAPVAEGDILRFYIPSDALHCFSQATGLRTG; via the coding sequence ATGGCCGCGATTACCCTTTCAGGGCTGAAAAAAACCTATTCCGGCGGCGTTGCCGCGGTAAAGGGCGTTGACCTGCACGTCGAGGACGGCGAGCTGGTGGTGCTGGTAGGCCCCTCGGGCTGCGGCAAGTCCACGCTGCTGCGCATGGTGGCCGGGCTTGAGAGCATTACCGAAGGCACGCTGAGCATCGGCGGGCGCGTGGTCAATAAACTCGAGCCGGCCGAGCGTGACATCGCCATGGTGTTTCAAAACTATGCGCTGTATCCGCACATGACGGTGTATCAGAATCTGGCCTACGGGCTGAAAAACCGCGGCGTGAAAAAAAACGAGATCGAACGTCAGGTGCGTGAGGCCGCGCAGATGCTGGAAATCGAGCCGTTGCTCACGCGCAAGCCGCGCAAGCTCTCCGGCGGCCAGCGCCAGCGGGTCGCGATGGGGCGCGCGCTGGTACGCGATCCGGCGGTTTTTCTATTCGACGAGCCGCTTTCCAACCTGGACGCCAAGCTGCGCGTGCAGATGCGCGTGGAAATCAAGAAGCTGCAGCGCCGCCTGAAAACGACCAGCCTGTATGTCACCCATGACCAGCTGGAAGCCATGACGCTGGGCGATCGTCTGGTGGTGCTGAATGAAGGCCGCATCGAGCAGGTGGGCACGCCCATGGAGATCTACCGCTATCCGGCCACCCTGTTCGTGGCGGGCTTTATCGGCTCGCCGGCCATGAACCTGCTGGCCGTGGAATTTTTGCAGGCGCGTAACGCCGGTGACGCACTTGACGAGCTGCCGCCGGGCACCGATACCGTTGGCATTCGCCCCGATACCATCCTGCTGGCGCCGCCGGTCGCACCACATCTGGCGTTTGATGCCACGCTGGAGCTGTTTGAAGCCGCCGGGGCGGAAAGCCATTTATACGTGCGTCTGGCCGGCAGCGGGCAAACCACGGTGATTCGTACCGATCAGCCCGCCCCCGTGGCCGAAGGCGACATACTGCGTTTTTACATCCCCTCTGACGCGCTGCACTGCTTCAGTCAGGCAACCGGCCTGCGCACCGGCTAG